A genome region from Myxococcales bacterium includes the following:
- a CDS encoding TonB family protein → MISRGWMMALVVTTTAATSMGQPAPAPPPPPPPPPSPATEVAALGGLVMRAIDHGEPGALVALMDATVVHDVRDGVCGKAVRRKGKVRAGRRLALARCLVQLHGARAPIVRGGRRAWTIVLTVRDLDDDPVQVALELRARRGDLVITRVDLSRPIPDKEIRPDGDFEYGVEGGVEGGLEGGVVGGVVGGVVGGVVGGVVPPPAPPQRVPPTALQQQQISGERNLLPDAATQAQIAASGKTRLLVPVKLCVDPTGGVSSVTVLRSSGFPAYDQTLRAGVGAWRYRPYIVNGTAVAICSVVNFVYTHH, encoded by the coding sequence ATGATCAGCCGCGGATGGATGATGGCGCTCGTGGTGACCACGACCGCCGCGACGTCGATGGGGCAGCCGGCGCCAGCGCCGCCACCACCGCCGCCACCGCCGCCGTCGCCCGCCACCGAGGTCGCCGCGCTGGGCGGTCTGGTCATGCGGGCGATCGACCACGGCGAGCCTGGCGCCCTGGTGGCGCTGATGGACGCGACCGTGGTCCACGACGTGCGCGACGGTGTGTGTGGGAAGGCGGTGCGCCGCAAGGGCAAGGTGCGCGCAGGCAGGCGGCTGGCCCTGGCCCGGTGCCTGGTCCAGCTCCACGGCGCGCGCGCCCCCATCGTGCGCGGCGGCCGCCGCGCGTGGACGATCGTCCTGACCGTGCGCGACCTGGATGACGACCCCGTGCAGGTCGCGCTCGAGCTCCGCGCGCGGCGCGGCGACCTGGTGATCACGCGCGTCGACCTGTCGCGGCCCATCCCCGACAAGGAGATCCGCCCCGACGGCGACTTCGAGTACGGCGTCGAGGGCGGCGTCGAGGGTGGCCTCGAGGGTGGGGTGGTCGGTGGGGTGGTCGGTGGGGTGGTCGGTGGCGTGGTCGGTGGCGTGGTGCCGCCGCCGGCGCCGCCCCAGCGCGTCCCACCGACCGCGCTGCAACAGCAGCAGATCAGCGGCGAGCGCAACCTGCTGCCCGACGCCGCGACCCAGGCGCAGATCGCCGCGTCGGGCAAGACCAGGCTGCTCGTCCCGGTGAAGCTGTGCGTCGACCCGACCGGCGGCGTGTCGTCGGTGACCGTGCTGAGGTCGTCGGGCTTCCCGGCCTACGACCAGACCCTGCGCGCGGGCGTCGGGGCCTGGCGCTACCGCCCGTACATCGTCAACGGCACCGCGGTCGCGATCTGCTCGGTCGTGAACTTCGTCTACACGCACCACTGA
- a CDS encoding zinc ribbon domain-containing protein, translating to MDASAAWPPTGARAEVLGRLALLIERGGAAHLLDAPIAHAGPRDFPEPWQPSAVAVERVLVRLLWLAHVDLDVALDDLRRYEVADQLLRRSGISWVETTDGVAHFQIETIGNDDVAGLLCHEVGLAYAAWIAGAAAYRDAAPTPPSERDGSIAAIYLGLGVVATNAALYNRVASKLVGQVSVSETDVVATGGLAPDEALYLLAVQAVLRGGVDDAHATLREDLRARLAADVSALRAHRDELAEHLGLDLGAPRAALARDAEPPLVGDRPEPSKAQRHAGERTYRMRESQVGVGLGQGFMAGMGFGAVGWLVGLVAPVVGVMVAVPVVIGGLLHRRAVDRCPRCAHVIPEVATTCPGCGATVAGRVASEREMAVRELERDD from the coding sequence ATGGACGCGAGCGCGGCGTGGCCGCCGACCGGGGCCCGGGCCGAGGTGCTGGGGCGGCTGGCCTTGTTGATCGAGCGCGGCGGCGCCGCCCATCTCCTCGACGCGCCGATCGCCCACGCCGGACCGCGCGACTTCCCCGAGCCGTGGCAGCCGAGCGCGGTCGCGGTCGAGCGCGTGCTGGTGCGCCTGCTGTGGCTGGCCCACGTCGATCTCGACGTCGCCCTCGACGACCTACGCCGCTACGAGGTCGCCGATCAGCTGCTGCGCCGCAGCGGGATCTCCTGGGTCGAGACCACCGACGGGGTCGCGCACTTCCAGATCGAGACGATCGGCAACGACGACGTCGCCGGGCTGCTGTGCCACGAGGTCGGCCTGGCCTACGCCGCGTGGATCGCCGGCGCCGCCGCGTACCGCGACGCCGCGCCGACGCCGCCGAGCGAGCGCGACGGCTCGATCGCCGCGATCTACCTGGGCCTGGGCGTCGTCGCCACCAACGCCGCGCTCTACAACCGGGTCGCGAGCAAGCTGGTCGGCCAGGTGTCGGTGTCCGAGACCGACGTCGTCGCCACCGGCGGCCTGGCGCCGGACGAGGCGCTCTACCTGCTCGCGGTCCAGGCCGTGCTGCGCGGCGGCGTCGACGACGCCCACGCCACCCTGCGCGAGGACCTGCGCGCGCGCCTGGCCGCCGACGTGAGCGCGCTGCGCGCCCACCGCGACGAGCTGGCCGAACACCTCGGGCTCGACCTCGGCGCCCCCCGCGCCGCGCTCGCCCGCGACGCCGAGCCGCCGCTGGTCGGTGATCGCCCGGAGCCGTCGAAGGCTCAGCGCCACGCCGGCGAGCGCACCTACCGCATGCGCGAGTCCCAGGTCGGCGTCGGCCTCGGCCAGGGGTTCATGGCCGGCATGGGCTTCGGCGCGGTCGGGTGGTTGGTCGGCCTGGTCGCGCCGGTCGTCGGGGTGATGGTCGCGGTGCCGGTGGTCATCGGCGGCCTGCTCCACCGTCGGGCGGTCGATCGCTGCCCGCGCTGTGCCCACGTGATCCCCGAGGTGGCCACGACCTGCCCCGGCTGCGGCGCCACGGTCGCCGGCCGGGTCGCCAGCGAGCGCGAGATGGCGGTGCGCGAGCTCGAGCGCGACGACTGA
- the sucC gene encoding ADP-forming succinate--CoA ligase subunit beta, whose product MKIHEYQGKELFRKYGVPVPIGIAAHSVEEALAAIPRVQEQAKTDVVVVKAQIHAGGRGKGGGVKVAKTRADAEDAVKRIFGMQLVTPQTGPAGKKVQRLLVEQGLAIDHEYYLGMLLDRATGRVTVMASYEGGMDIEEVAATHPEKILKESVDPGLGWQDYQSRNLAKRLGMNATATVALTKFLRALTRCYDETDCSLLEINPLVTTTDGRVLALDAKINFDDNALYRHPELSDWRDPSEEDPQETEAKKWDLSFIALEGNIGCMVNGAGLAMSTMDIIKYYGGQPANFLDVGGGATAEKVTAAFKIITSDPEVKAIFVNIFGGIMKCDTIATGVITAVKEVGLKVPLVVRLEGTNVDLGKKILAESGLDIVAAADMADGAQKVVAAAKGGAQ is encoded by the coding sequence ATGAAGATCCACGAGTACCAAGGCAAAGAGCTGTTCCGGAAGTACGGCGTCCCGGTGCCCATCGGCATCGCGGCGCACTCGGTCGAGGAGGCCCTCGCGGCCATCCCCCGGGTCCAAGAGCAGGCCAAGACCGACGTGGTCGTGGTCAAGGCCCAGATCCACGCCGGCGGGCGCGGCAAGGGCGGCGGCGTCAAGGTCGCCAAGACCCGCGCCGACGCCGAGGACGCGGTCAAGCGCATCTTCGGGATGCAGCTGGTCACCCCGCAGACCGGCCCCGCCGGCAAGAAGGTCCAGCGCCTGCTCGTCGAGCAGGGCCTCGCCATCGACCACGAGTACTACCTGGGCATGCTGCTCGATCGCGCCACCGGCCGGGTCACGGTCATGGCGTCGTACGAGGGCGGCATGGACATCGAGGAGGTCGCCGCGACCCACCCCGAAAAGATCCTCAAGGAGTCGGTCGACCCGGGCCTGGGCTGGCAGGACTACCAGTCGCGCAACCTGGCCAAGCGCCTGGGCATGAACGCCACCGCCACCGTGGCGCTGACCAAGTTCCTGCGCGCGCTGACCCGCTGCTACGACGAGACCGACTGCTCGCTGCTCGAGATCAACCCGCTGGTCACGACCACCGACGGCCGGGTGCTGGCGCTCGACGCCAAGATCAACTTCGACGACAACGCCCTGTACCGCCACCCCGAGCTCAGCGACTGGCGCGACCCCAGCGAGGAGGATCCGCAGGAGACCGAGGCCAAGAAGTGGGACCTCAGCTTCATCGCGCTCGAGGGCAACATCGGCTGCATGGTCAACGGCGCCGGCCTGGCGATGTCGACGATGGACATCATCAAGTACTACGGCGGCCAGCCGGCCAACTTCCTCGACGTCGGCGGCGGCGCCACCGCCGAGAAGGTGACCGCGGCCTTCAAGATCATCACCAGCGACCCCGAGGTGAAGGCGATCTTCGTCAACATCTTCGGCGGCATCATGAAGTGCGACACGATCGCGACCGGCGTGATCACCGCGGTCAAGGAGGTCGGGCTCAAGGTGCCGCTGGTGGTCCGGCTCGAGGGCACCAACGTCGACCTCGGCAAGAAGATCCTGGCCGAGAGCGGCCTCGACATCGTGGCGGCGGCCGACATGGCCGACGGCGCTCAGAAGGTGGTCGCGGCCGCCAAGGGAGGTGCGCAGTGA
- the sucD gene encoding succinate--CoA ligase subunit alpha, producing MSVLVGYDTRLVVQGMSGSTGAFHTKQAIEYGTRVVAGVTPGKGGAKVAGLEQVPMYDTVEEAVQHAGANASVIYVPPPFAADAILEAAAAGVDLIIAITEGIPVRDMIRVKAILERDHPYVTLVGPNCPGVITPGQCKIGIMPGYIHKAGGVGVVSRSGTLTYEIVHQLTSLGLGQSTAIGIGGDPVKGTDFIDALALFADDPGTSSIFMIGEIGGDSEERAAQFIKDNVKKPVGAFIGGQTAPPGKRMGHAGAIISGGKGAAADKIAALKAAGIAVAPTPAEMGTTMAALIR from the coding sequence GTGAGCGTCCTCGTCGGATACGACACCCGCCTCGTGGTCCAGGGCATGTCCGGCTCGACCGGCGCCTTCCACACCAAGCAGGCGATCGAGTACGGCACCCGCGTGGTCGCCGGCGTCACCCCGGGCAAGGGCGGCGCCAAGGTCGCCGGGCTCGAGCAGGTGCCGATGTACGACACCGTCGAGGAGGCCGTGCAGCACGCCGGGGCCAACGCCTCGGTGATCTACGTGCCGCCGCCGTTCGCCGCCGACGCGATCCTCGAGGCCGCCGCCGCGGGCGTCGACCTGATCATCGCGATCACCGAGGGCATCCCGGTCCGCGACATGATCCGCGTCAAGGCGATCCTCGAGCGCGACCACCCGTACGTCACGCTGGTCGGCCCCAACTGCCCCGGCGTGATCACGCCGGGCCAGTGCAAGATCGGCATCATGCCCGGCTACATCCACAAGGCCGGCGGCGTCGGCGTGGTGTCGCGCTCGGGCACCCTGACCTACGAGATCGTGCACCAGCTGACCAGCCTCGGGCTCGGCCAGTCGACCGCGATCGGCATCGGCGGCGATCCGGTCAAGGGCACCGACTTCATCGACGCGCTGGCGCTGTTCGCCGACGACCCCGGCACCAGCTCGATCTTCATGATCGGCGAGATCGGCGGCGACTCCGAGGAGCGCGCCGCGCAGTTCATCAAGGACAACGTCAAGAAGCCGGTCGGCGCCTTCATCGGCGGCCAGACCGCGCCTCCGGGCAAGCGCATGGGCCACGCCGGCGCGATCATCTCGGGCGGCAAGGGCGCCGCGGCCGACAAGATCGCCGCGCTCAAGGCGGCGGGCATCGCGGTGGCGCCGACCCCGGCCGAGATGGGCACGACGATGGCGGCGCTGATCCGCTGA
- a CDS encoding aminotransferase class I/II-fold pyridoxal phosphate-dependent enzyme: MDKADFDPVHALAAAKHTFGEHGGVNMSIEASTTFTVLTADTMPEIFAGHRTADRDGCFLYARHFNPTVYTLGRELAALEGTASGYCCASGIAAIAATVMQLADAGDHVVASRAIYGGTRALLGELFPAKTGVTTTFVAITDLAAVEAAFTPRTRILFTETLSNPTLEVADLEALAAIAHRHGAALVVDNTFCPVIITPARFGADVVVHSLTKFVNGASDLVAGAILGTTEFVSRLMDLHTGTLMLLGPTMDPRAAFEVSMRLPHLPLRMAEHGRRALVLATRMYEHGVAVTYPGLPSHPQHALMCQQLNAGQGAGGLLTIDLGTRDRAYRFMELLQNQHRFGFMAVSLGYAETLMSASASSTSSELTDDALATAGIGPGLVRMSVGITGALEARWAALHAALLEVGAIAAGA, from the coding sequence ATGGACAAGGCAGACTTTGATCCGGTCCACGCCCTGGCCGCGGCCAAGCACACCTTCGGCGAGCACGGCGGCGTCAACATGAGCATCGAGGCGTCGACGACGTTCACGGTGCTCACCGCCGACACGATGCCGGAGATCTTCGCCGGCCACCGCACCGCCGATCGCGACGGCTGCTTCCTGTACGCGCGCCACTTCAACCCGACCGTCTACACGCTCGGGCGCGAGCTGGCCGCGCTCGAGGGCACCGCCAGCGGCTACTGCTGCGCCAGCGGCATCGCGGCGATCGCGGCCACGGTCATGCAGCTCGCCGACGCCGGCGACCACGTCGTGGCGTCGCGGGCGATCTACGGCGGCACCCGGGCGCTCCTGGGCGAGCTGTTCCCGGCCAAGACCGGCGTCACGACCACGTTCGTGGCGATCACCGATCTGGCCGCGGTCGAGGCCGCGTTCACGCCGCGCACGCGCATCCTGTTCACCGAGACCCTGTCGAACCCGACGCTCGAGGTCGCCGACCTCGAGGCGCTGGCGGCGATCGCGCACCGCCACGGCGCGGCGCTGGTGGTCGACAACACCTTCTGCCCGGTGATCATCACGCCGGCGCGGTTCGGCGCCGACGTCGTGGTCCACTCGCTCACCAAGTTCGTCAACGGCGCGTCCGATCTGGTCGCCGGCGCGATCCTGGGGACCACCGAGTTCGTCAGCCGGTTGATGGACCTCCACACCGGCACGCTGATGCTGCTCGGGCCGACGATGGATCCGCGCGCGGCGTTCGAGGTGTCGATGCGGCTGCCGCACCTGCCGCTGCGCATGGCCGAGCACGGCCGGCGCGCGCTGGTCCTGGCGACCCGGATGTACGAGCACGGGGTCGCGGTCACGTACCCGGGGCTGCCGTCGCACCCGCAGCACGCGCTCATGTGCCAGCAGCTCAACGCCGGCCAGGGCGCGGGCGGGCTGCTGACGATCGACCTGGGGACCCGCGACCGGGCGTACCGGTTCATGGAGCTGCTCCAGAACCAGCACCGGTTCGGCTTCATGGCGGTCAGCCTCGGCTACGCCGAGACCCTGATGTCGGCCTCGGCCAGCTCGACCTCGAGCGAGCTGACCGACGACGCGCTCGCGACCGCGGGCATCGGACCGGGGCTGGTGCGCATGTCGGTCGGCATCACCGGCGCGCTCGAGGCGCGCTGGGCCGCGCTGCACGCGGCGCTGCTCGAGGTCGGGGCGATCGCCGCCGGCGCGTGA
- a CDS encoding Lrp/AsnC family transcriptional regulator → MKPRPNRIRKEPAPGPLDRIDRAIVAALQQDVRRSNKELASRVGLSPSSCLERVRRLRARGVIRGAWAEIEPRALGIGLMAMIAVQLRQHARREVDAFRAHALALPEVIALHHVAGRVDFLVQVAVRDTSHLRNLALDQLSTRREVARLETSIIFETSWAPRLPDFLDDA, encoded by the coding sequence ATGAAACCGCGACCGAATAGAATACGGAAGGAGCCGGCGCCCGGGCCCCTGGACCGAATCGATCGCGCGATCGTGGCCGCCCTGCAGCAGGATGTGCGGCGCTCGAACAAGGAGCTGGCGTCGCGAGTCGGGCTGTCGCCGTCGAGCTGCCTCGAGCGGGTCCGGCGCCTGCGCGCCCGCGGCGTGATCCGCGGCGCCTGGGCCGAGATCGAGCCGCGCGCGCTTGGGATCGGGCTGATGGCGATGATCGCGGTGCAGCTGCGCCAGCACGCCCGGCGCGAGGTCGACGCGTTCCGCGCCCACGCGCTGGCGCTGCCCGAGGTGATCGCGCTCCACCACGTCGCCGGGCGCGTCGACTTCCTGGTGCAGGTCGCGGTCCGCGACACCAGCCACCTGCGCAACCTGGCGCTCGACCAGCTCTCGACCCGGCGCGAGGTCGCGCGGCTCGAGACCTCGATCATCTTCGAGACCTCCTGGGCCCCGCGCCTGCCCGACTTCCTCGACGACGCCTGA
- the ndk gene encoding nucleoside-diphosphate kinase encodes MAIERTFSIIKPDAVANNAIGGVTAKLEAAGLRVLASKMVRLSETQAKAFYAVHKERGFYNDLVKFMTEGPVVVQVLEGEDAVAKNRAVMGATNPEKAEPGTIRKEFATNIERNAVHGSDAPDTAREEIAFFFSTAELAALAR; translated from the coding sequence ATGGCCATCGAACGCACCTTCTCGATCATCAAGCCCGACGCCGTCGCCAACAACGCGATCGGCGGCGTCACCGCCAAGCTCGAGGCCGCGGGCCTCCGCGTCCTGGCCTCGAAGATGGTCCGGCTGTCCGAGACCCAGGCCAAGGCCTTCTACGCGGTCCACAAGGAGCGCGGCTTCTACAACGACCTGGTCAAGTTCATGACCGAGGGCCCGGTGGTGGTCCAGGTGCTCGAGGGCGAGGACGCGGTCGCCAAGAACCGCGCGGTCATGGGCGCGACCAACCCGGAGAAGGCCGAGCCCGGCACGATCCGCAAGGAGTTCGCGACCAACATCGAGCGCAACGCCGTCCACGGCTCCGACGCGCCCGACACCGCCCGCGAGGAGATCGCGTTCTTCTTCTCGACCGCCGAGCTCGCCGCCCTCGCGCGCTGA
- a CDS encoding PD40 domain-containing protein, giving the protein MTTRASDASADGGLGRWGFPTSVEPFSTDDAETDPTMSGSEVELYAAVQSMMKLNGFELMRARRGSPSAPWEPAELVSELNSSAHDVTPRLTADGLALYLGSARAGTVGGQDVWRATRPSLTAPWSAPAHLDLPALNGAANDRAASPCLDEGRLVFASDRNGGDDLFELVGASATAISGASDPNTAESAPFITADCLTVYFASDRAGTFDLYVMTRPTPTSGFGAPVRIDELSTPADELDPWVSPDGRHIVFASNAAGNFDLLEASR; this is encoded by the coding sequence GTGACGACGCGAGCGTCCGACGCGAGCGCCGACGGCGGGCTCGGCCGCTGGGGCTTCCCCACGTCGGTCGAGCCGTTCAGCACCGACGACGCCGAAACCGATCCGACGATGAGCGGCTCGGAGGTCGAGCTCTACGCCGCGGTCCAGTCGATGATGAAGCTCAACGGCTTCGAGCTCATGAGGGCCCGGCGCGGCAGCCCGAGCGCGCCCTGGGAGCCCGCGGAGCTCGTCTCCGAGCTCAACAGCAGCGCCCACGACGTCACGCCCCGGCTCACCGCCGACGGCCTGGCCCTGTACCTGGGCTCCGCCCGCGCCGGCACGGTCGGCGGCCAGGACGTCTGGCGGGCAACGCGGCCGTCGCTGACCGCGCCGTGGTCGGCCCCGGCCCACCTCGACCTGCCGGCGCTCAACGGCGCCGCCAACGATCGCGCCGCGAGCCCGTGCCTCGACGAGGGCCGCCTGGTGTTCGCGTCCGATCGCAACGGCGGCGACGATCTGTTCGAGCTGGTGGGCGCGAGCGCGACCGCGATCAGCGGGGCCAGCGATCCGAACACCGCCGAGAGCGCGCCGTTCATCACCGCGGACTGCCTGACGGTGTACTTCGCGTCGGACCGGGCCGGCACCTTCGATCTGTACGTCATGACGCGCCCGACGCCGACGAGCGGGTTCGGCGCGCCGGTGCGGATCGACGAGCTGTCGACGCCCGCCGACGAGCTCGATCCGTGGGTCTCGCCCGACGGCCGTCACATCGTCTTCGCGTCCAACGCCGCCGGGAACTTCGACCTGCTCGAGGCGTCCCGCTGA
- the rlmN gene encoding 23S rRNA (adenine(2503)-C(2))-methyltransferase RlmN — protein sequence MALAVRLGLPKFRGEQAWRWVHGKGARDWAEMSNIGPSVREVLAAGARIGTLEVAEIQRSSDGTKKLRFTTRDGYAIESVLIPDGDKTTQCISSQVGCAVDCQFCATAKLGLTRNLDAGEIADQVYRAKELLAREEPERRISNLVYMGMGEPLHNYDNVMRSLRILTHDLGAGLSQRRITLSTAGLVPRLEKLGVEDVRPNLAVSLNAPNDRVRDAIMPINKKWNIGKLLGAIRAYPLEHRRRVTFEYVLLAGVNDSADDARELARLLRGIKCKVNIIPWNPHPEAAYQRPADAVIDAFQAECKRSGLPTYLRTPRGDDIDAACGQLANRTNGALLVPLRKRPGAAAPVAAVE from the coding sequence ATGGCCCTGGCCGTGCGCCTGGGCCTGCCGAAGTTCCGCGGCGAGCAGGCCTGGCGCTGGGTCCACGGCAAGGGCGCCCGGGACTGGGCCGAGATGTCCAACATCGGGCCGTCGGTGCGCGAGGTGCTGGCCGCGGGCGCCCGGATCGGCACGCTCGAGGTGGCCGAGATCCAGCGGTCGAGCGACGGCACCAAGAAGCTGCGCTTCACGACCCGGGACGGCTACGCCATCGAGAGCGTGCTCATCCCCGACGGCGACAAGACCACGCAGTGCATCTCGTCGCAGGTCGGGTGCGCGGTCGACTGCCAGTTCTGCGCGACGGCCAAGCTGGGCCTGACCCGCAACCTCGACGCCGGCGAGATCGCCGATCAGGTCTACCGGGCCAAGGAGCTGCTCGCGCGCGAGGAGCCCGAGCGCCGGATCTCGAACCTGGTCTACATGGGCATGGGCGAGCCGCTGCACAACTACGACAACGTCATGCGGTCGCTGCGGATCCTGACCCACGATCTCGGCGCCGGGCTGTCGCAGCGGCGGATCACCCTGTCGACCGCCGGGCTGGTGCCGCGGCTCGAGAAGCTGGGCGTCGAGGACGTCCGGCCCAACCTGGCGGTGTCGCTCAACGCGCCCAACGATCGCGTGCGCGACGCGATCATGCCGATCAACAAGAAGTGGAACATCGGCAAGCTGCTGGGCGCGATCCGGGCGTACCCGCTCGAGCACCGCCGGCGCGTGACCTTCGAGTACGTGCTGCTGGCCGGCGTCAACGACAGCGCCGACGACGCGCGCGAGCTCGCCCGGCTCCTGCGCGGCATCAAGTGCAAGGTCAACATCATCCCGTGGAACCCGCACCCCGAGGCCGCGTACCAGCGCCCGGCCGACGCGGTCATCGACGCGTTCCAGGCCGAGTGCAAGCGCAGCGGGCTGCCGACCTACCTGCGCACGCCCCGCGGCGACGACATCGACGCGGCGTGCGGCCAGCTCGCCAACCGCACCAACGGCGCGCTGCTGGTGCCGCTGCGCAAGCGCCCCGGCGCGGCAGCGCCGGTCGCCGCGGTCGAGTGA
- a CDS encoding HEAT repeat domain-containing protein, with amino-acid sequence MSRRAFHSIESAASAAQQAVASGRYDEAERAYRDLIGQTHVVDYEYDDWLRGLADCYRHLNRAREAGFVYLYLHYFDQAKACFAAAPELRARLAEVEKRWAEAAAAWAESGRPVHAAVAWDKAKAHDKARAGWEGLANHAGLRERPYEQALVHFNIGTAIGRIDPTSPDARRALVEAQRRLEQVADDFELAGELERAFDCFQIVLKLGKDSGQFENIALGYVNCIRVLAGDNLKFYVLQYYEDFVRLALERGELHAAATIYQEAAQYAQHVHLPYDRRYQAKSADTWQRCAEKYAADGLPIEMVENALLAAVQQYSSVGDYVGVRRGFERLSKLELAEDKRARYATVARRYEGATGGAADAPAFPDYLKQQHAYADIWFADLLEWELAGDPLAVAAAMVGDLRYPNGIRRRALVVMLTTADAGARGAVGDPDNLVLLAEQLGELQSYAALAPLELMFRHPDPAVRRAAVKALRYLYFKRSFSTVRRALADPDPTVREAALLAITGLHFPHALGPLARIYQDATEQRVRGATIDAMGKIQTVEAGEVLIGVLRQEAGILRDAARSALISLDNPDIVPILRAHYEIESDPGIRDVLGDILRRV; translated from the coding sequence GTGAGCCGGCGCGCGTTCCACTCGATCGAGAGCGCAGCGTCGGCGGCGCAGCAGGCCGTGGCCTCGGGCCGCTACGACGAGGCCGAGCGCGCCTACCGCGACCTGATCGGCCAGACCCACGTCGTCGACTACGAGTACGACGACTGGTTGCGGGGCCTGGCCGACTGCTACCGCCACCTCAACCGCGCCCGCGAGGCCGGGTTCGTCTACCTGTACCTGCACTACTTCGATCAGGCCAAGGCCTGCTTCGCGGCCGCGCCCGAGCTGCGCGCGCGGCTGGCCGAGGTCGAGAAGCGCTGGGCCGAGGCGGCCGCGGCCTGGGCCGAGTCGGGCCGGCCGGTGCACGCGGCGGTGGCGTGGGACAAGGCCAAGGCCCACGACAAGGCCCGGGCCGGCTGGGAGGGCCTGGCCAACCACGCCGGCCTGCGCGAGCGACCGTACGAGCAGGCGCTGGTGCACTTCAACATCGGCACGGCGATCGGGCGCATCGATCCGACCTCGCCCGACGCCCGGCGCGCGCTGGTCGAGGCCCAGCGCCGGCTCGAGCAGGTCGCCGACGACTTCGAGCTGGCCGGCGAGCTCGAGCGCGCCTTCGACTGCTTCCAGATCGTGCTCAAGCTGGGCAAGGACTCGGGCCAGTTCGAGAACATCGCGCTCGGCTACGTCAACTGCATCCGGGTGCTGGCCGGCGACAACCTCAAGTTCTACGTGCTGCAGTACTACGAGGACTTCGTGCGGCTCGCCCTCGAGCGCGGCGAGCTGCACGCGGCCGCGACGATCTACCAGGAGGCGGCGCAGTACGCGCAGCACGTCCACCTGCCGTACGACCGGCGCTACCAGGCCAAGAGCGCCGACACCTGGCAGCGCTGCGCCGAGAAGTACGCCGCCGACGGCCTGCCGATCGAGATGGTCGAGAACGCGCTGCTGGCCGCGGTCCAGCAGTACTCGTCGGTCGGCGACTACGTCGGGGTGCGGCGCGGGTTCGAGCGCCTGTCCAAGCTCGAGCTGGCCGAGGACAAGCGCGCGCGCTACGCCACGGTCGCGCGCCGCTACGAGGGCGCCACCGGCGGCGCCGCCGACGCGCCGGCGTTCCCCGACTACCTCAAGCAGCAGCACGCCTACGCCGACATCTGGTTCGCGGACCTGCTCGAGTGGGAGCTGGCCGGCGACCCGCTGGCGGTGGCCGCCGCGATGGTCGGCGACCTGCGCTACCCCAACGGCATCCGCCGGCGCGCGCTGGTGGTGATGCTGACCACCGCCGACGCCGGCGCCCGCGGCGCGGTCGGCGATCCCGACAACCTCGTGCTCCTGGCCGAGCAGCTCGGCGAGCTGCAGAGCTACGCCGCGCTGGCGCCGCTCGAGCTCATGTTCCGCCACCCCGACCCGGCGGTCCGGCGGGCCGCGGTCAAGGCGCTGCGCTACCTGTACTTCAAGCGCTCGTTCTCGACGGTCCGCCGGGCCCTGGCCGATCCCGACCCGACCGTGCGCGAGGCCGCGCTCCTGGCCATCACCGGGCTGCACTTCCCGCACGCGCTGGGGCCGCTCGCCCGGATCTACCAGGACGCCACCGAGCAGCGGGTCCGGGGCGCGACGATCGACGCGATGGGCAAGATCCAGACGGTCGAGGCCGGCGAGGTGCTGATCGGCGTGCTGCGCCAGGAGGCGGGCATCCTGCGCGACGCCGCGCGCTCGGCGCTGATCTCGCTCGACAACCCCGACATCGTCCCGATCCTGCGGGCCCACTACGAGATCGAGAGCGACCCCGGGATCCGCGACGTGCTCGGCGACATCCTGCGCCGGGTGTGA